One window of the Zea mays cultivar B73 chromosome 3, Zm-B73-REFERENCE-NAM-5.0, whole genome shotgun sequence genome contains the following:
- the LOC103650688 gene encoding uncharacterized protein: MYETVKYFDNLLHEKHVYKMHNVKFSLHSGEFNFRHLNGPMELCLDQQTIVEPYTVPIQMAPFPKQILLNLADIAELPNRTLVDIMAIVVHLDTIHRTMWGPFRKIVIMDARGYLHIIKVWGDLLNKNALRWALAKEDYGIIIGTMFRRFRRQECLESSDHTAIHFNPFHHNTHHFGPIQKALVALNNRQFAVTFLEEQRRR; this comes from the exons ATGTATGAGACAGTCAAATATTTCGACAATTTGCTCCATGAAAAGCATGTTTACAAGATGCATAATGTAAAGTTCAGTCTTCATTCGGGTGAATTTAATTTTCGTCATCTAAATGGTCCCATGGAATTGTGTCTTGACCAACAAACTATCGTGGAGCCATACACTGTTCCAATTCAAATGGCGCCATTCCCAAAACAAATACTCTTGAACCTTGCTGATATTGCCGAGTTGCCAAACAGGACTTTAGTCG aCATTATGGCTATTGTAGTCCACTTGGATACAATTCATCGCACAATGTGGGGACCTTTCAGAAAGATTGTTATAATGGATGCTAG AGGGTATTTACATATCATTAAAGTTTGGGGTGACCTACTAAACAAAAATGCACTCCGCTGGGCGTTGGCTAAGGAGGATTATGGCATAATAATTGGGACTATGTTTAGACGGTTCAGAAGACAAG AGTGCCTCGAGTCTTCGGATCATACCGCAATACACTTCAATCCGTTCCATCACAACACCCATCATTTTGGAC CAATTCAAAAAGCTTTGGTGGCGCTGAACAACCGTCAGTTTGCTGTTACATTTCTTGAAGAACAAAGGCGTAGATAG